Proteins from a genomic interval of Nostoc sp. KVJ3:
- a CDS encoding GIY-YIG nuclease family protein: MELSVKIPSIPCCYLIELSRPLGNEKHQARYYLGSCANLKKRFQQHLQGSGAAFTRAAIKRGIEFKIVYVWKTSSKQEARQLEIQLKRYKNHGQLLRRVQNAKTNSTKTR, from the coding sequence ATGGAATTGTCAGTAAAAATACCCTCAATTCCTTGCTGCTACTTGATTGAGCTATCTCGTCCGCTTGGAAATGAGAAACATCAAGCTCGTTACTACTTAGGTTCATGCGCGAACCTCAAGAAAAGATTTCAGCAGCATCTACAAGGGTCTGGAGCGGCATTTACTCGTGCTGCGATCAAACGCGGCATTGAATTCAAAATTGTCTATGTATGGAAGACCTCAAGTAAACAAGAAGCCCGTCAGCTTGAAATTCAACTTAAGCGATATAAAAACCACGGACAATTATTAAGGAGAGTGCAAAATGCCAAAACGAATTCGACAAAAACTAGGTAG
- a CDS encoding XRE family transcriptional regulator, with product MENVNSIRIYREQTGFSQEQLGEQIGVTRQTIAAWERGEREPSLLQISKIARVLGVSLELLLDQPTDSLKGIGQLEVNLLFRADEPSALTPYVRDHLTQKAVDYAEVEALLGEVPAIPALRPLEGYDEILVEELATEVRDWLGVGELTPIGDVLALLESKGLKVIPYLLPAKVSGFSAYTEAWGAVIFVNEDHPTERKFFTALHEVAHLIFHRREYKVPQTRSRPTEPREKAANHLAGAVLMPRGAVLRELHAYRNRWLPEPLLKDIKRRYGISLRTILYRAEQAELITKQQKGQQLGVLNKKYGPEDEPEKLPLPERLNRLERLVYTALIEKKLTVSRSAEILGEHVLTVREKLSEWLKQGEEDIM from the coding sequence ATGGAAAATGTTAACTCAATTCGTATTTATAGAGAGCAAACAGGATTTTCCCAGGAACAACTGGGAGAACAGATAGGCGTAACTCGGCAAACAATCGCAGCATGGGAACGAGGCGAACGCGAACCATCACTGCTACAAATTTCTAAAATTGCTAGAGTCTTAGGAGTATCGCTAGAACTTCTACTTGATCAACCAACAGACTCTCTAAAGGGGATTGGGCAACTAGAAGTTAACTTGCTTTTCCGAGCTGATGAACCATCTGCGCTTACCCCCTATGTGCGAGACCATTTAACCCAAAAAGCTGTTGACTATGCTGAAGTAGAAGCGTTGCTAGGAGAGGTTCCTGCAATACCTGCACTCCGTCCCCTAGAAGGTTATGACGAAATACTTGTAGAAGAGTTAGCAACAGAGGTAAGAGACTGGTTAGGAGTAGGAGAATTAACACCTATTGGTGACGTATTAGCTTTATTAGAATCAAAAGGTCTTAAAGTTATCCCATACTTGCTACCAGCAAAAGTTTCTGGTTTCTCCGCCTATACTGAGGCTTGGGGTGCGGTAATTTTTGTCAATGAAGACCATCCCACAGAAAGAAAATTTTTTACTGCCCTTCATGAAGTGGCACACTTAATTTTTCATCGTCGTGAATACAAAGTACCCCAAACCCGTTCTCGTCCAACTGAACCACGAGAAAAAGCTGCCAATCATTTAGCCGGTGCAGTACTGATGCCTAGAGGTGCTGTCTTACGAGAGCTTCATGCCTACCGTAATCGCTGGCTTCCTGAACCGCTCTTAAAAGATATCAAGCGACGTTACGGCATCAGTCTTCGCACAATATTGTATCGAGCAGAACAAGCTGAATTAATTACAAAGCAGCAAAAGGGTCAACAGTTAGGCGTACTCAACAAGAAATATGGGCCAGAAGATGAGCCAGAGAAACTACCATTACCAGAAAGGCTGAATCGTTTGGAACGCTTGGTTTATACGGCATTAATAGAAAAGAAACTTACTGTATCTCGATCTGCCGAAATTTTAGGAGAACATGTTTTAACTGTACGGGAAAAACTCTCTGAATGGTTAAAACAAGGTGAGGAGGATATAATGTGA
- a CDS encoding HNH endonuclease signature motif containing protein, which translates to MAITTNTVEIVWCQAMVVPHYDPRVWRKDQCGAWINRYEYGNRNSPYGWEVDHITPVALGGSDVLSNLRPLQWKNNASRQAVRLVCSVISVGNLNMVTY; encoded by the coding sequence ATGGCCATTACTACAAATACTGTTGAGATTGTCTGGTGCCAAGCTATGGTTGTGCCTCATTACGACCCTCGTGTTTGGCGTAAAGACCAATGCGGTGCTTGGATTAATAGATACGAATATGGCAATAGAAACTCCCCTTATGGCTGGGAAGTAGACCATATAACACCTGTTGCTTTGGGTGGTAGTGATGTATTATCAAATCTCCGTCCCCTTCAATGGAAGAATAACGCTAGTAGGCAAGCGGTTCGACTCGTCTGCTCGGTAATATCTGTAGGAAATCTTAATATGGTTACTTACTAG